One window from the genome of Amycolatopsis sp. NBC_01480 encodes:
- the pdhA gene encoding pyruvate dehydrogenase (acetyl-transferring) E1 component subunit alpha, whose amino-acid sequence MPSEQWTHPEPGDGPAAVSAQPSPEQVIAGLRATSEGGAELTQLLTPEGERIPSPQFDKYIADVDEEMLKNLYRDMVLVRRADREANAMQRQGQLGIWVPLLGQEAAQIGSGRALEQRDMAFPSYREHGVAYARGVDMRELLGIFRCTDHSGWDYKAHGFHPYTIVIGNQVLNAAGYAMGQKFEGKVGDDDGEATICYFGDGATSQGDVHEGFVWAAVYDAPLVFFCQNNQWAISEPTERQSRLPLYQRARGYGFPGIRVDGNDVLACLAVTRWALEECRHGNGPVLIEAFTYRMDAHTTTDDPSRYRLSDELEEWKLKDPIERVRAYLARGGGADHGFFDQVQAEADQFAAELREYTFNMPEPPPERIFENVYAEPSPVLDAQREEFLSYLDGFATAGEH is encoded by the coding sequence GTGAAGGTGGCGCTGAGCTGACTCAGCTGCTCACCCCCGAGGGCGAGCGGATCCCGTCGCCGCAGTTCGACAAGTACATCGCCGACGTCGACGAAGAGATGCTCAAGAATCTCTACCGCGACATGGTGCTGGTGCGCCGCGCCGACCGCGAGGCCAACGCGATGCAGCGCCAGGGCCAGCTCGGCATCTGGGTCCCGCTGCTGGGCCAGGAGGCCGCGCAGATCGGCTCCGGCCGCGCGCTGGAACAGCGGGACATGGCCTTCCCGAGCTATCGCGAGCACGGCGTCGCGTACGCGCGCGGCGTGGACATGCGCGAGCTGCTGGGCATCTTCCGGTGCACGGACCACAGTGGCTGGGACTACAAGGCCCACGGCTTCCACCCGTACACGATCGTCATCGGCAACCAGGTCCTGAACGCGGCCGGTTATGCGATGGGCCAGAAGTTCGAGGGCAAGGTCGGTGACGACGACGGCGAAGCCACGATCTGCTACTTCGGTGACGGCGCGACTTCGCAGGGCGACGTGCACGAGGGCTTCGTCTGGGCCGCGGTCTACGACGCGCCGCTCGTGTTCTTCTGCCAGAACAACCAGTGGGCCATCTCGGAGCCGACCGAGCGCCAGTCGCGCCTGCCGCTGTACCAGCGCGCCCGCGGCTACGGCTTCCCCGGCATCCGGGTGGACGGCAACGACGTGCTCGCCTGCCTCGCCGTGACCCGGTGGGCGCTGGAGGAGTGCCGGCACGGCAACGGCCCGGTGCTGATCGAGGCCTTCACCTACCGCATGGACGCCCACACCACCACCGACGACCCCTCCCGCTACCGGCTCTCGGACGAGCTGGAGGAGTGGAAGCTGAAGGACCCGATCGAGCGCGTCCGGGCCTACCTGGCCCGCGGCGGCGGCGCCGACCACGGCTTCTTCGACCAGGTCCAGGCCGAGGCCGACCAGTTCGCGGCCGAGCTGCGCGAGTACACGTTCAACATGCCGGAGCCGCCGCCGGAGCGGATCTTCGAGAACGTCTACGCCGAGCCCTCCCCGGTGCTGGACGCCCAGCGCGAAGAGTTCCTGTCCTATTTGGACGGTTTTGCCACGGCGGGTGAGCACTGA
- a CDS encoding alpha-ketoacid dehydrogenase subunit beta, whose translation MMDLQKLTIGKALNLGLRRAMEEDPKVLMMGEDVGKLGGVFRITDGLQKDFGEQRVLDTPLAESGIIGTAVGLAVRGFRPVCEIQFEGFIFPGFDQISSQLAKLHYRTQGKIKMPVVIRVPFGGGIGAVEHHSESPESLFSHIAGLKVVSISNAVDAYWGIQEAIKSDDPVLFFEPKKLYHSGALKMEVDTGTSPGRVFRSQVVREGTTATVVAYGPSVKVALDAAAAAADEGKSLEVIDLRTLSPLDLGPVFESVRKTGRLIAVSEAPSESSLTSEIAARVQQECFYSLEAPVLRVAGFDTPYPPAKLEEYYLPDLDRVLHTVDRSLAW comes from the coding sequence CTGATGGACCTCCAGAAGCTGACCATCGGCAAGGCGCTCAACCTCGGCCTTCGCCGGGCGATGGAAGAGGACCCGAAGGTCCTGATGATGGGCGAGGACGTCGGCAAGCTCGGCGGCGTCTTCCGGATCACCGACGGGCTGCAGAAGGACTTCGGCGAGCAGCGCGTGCTGGACACGCCGCTGGCCGAGTCCGGCATTATCGGCACCGCGGTCGGCCTGGCCGTGCGCGGATTCCGGCCGGTGTGCGAGATCCAGTTCGAGGGCTTCATCTTCCCCGGGTTCGACCAGATCTCCTCGCAGCTGGCGAAGCTGCACTACCGCACGCAGGGCAAGATCAAGATGCCCGTGGTCATCCGGGTGCCGTTCGGCGGCGGGATCGGCGCGGTGGAGCACCACTCCGAGTCGCCGGAATCGCTGTTCTCGCACATCGCCGGGCTCAAGGTGGTCTCGATCTCCAACGCGGTGGACGCGTACTGGGGCATCCAGGAGGCCATCAAGTCCGACGACCCGGTGCTGTTCTTCGAGCCGAAGAAGCTGTACCACTCGGGCGCGCTGAAGATGGAGGTGGACACCGGCACGTCGCCGGGCCGCGTCTTCCGCTCGCAGGTGGTGCGCGAGGGGACCACGGCCACGGTCGTCGCGTACGGCCCGTCCGTGAAGGTGGCGCTCGACGCCGCCGCGGCCGCCGCCGACGAGGGCAAGTCGCTCGAGGTCATCGACCTGCGCACGCTCTCGCCGCTCGACCTCGGCCCGGTGTTCGAGTCGGTGCGCAAGACCGGACGGCTGATCGCGGTCAGCGAGGCGCCGTCGGAATCGTCGCTGACCTCGGAGATCGCCGCCCGCGTCCAGCAGGAGTGCTTCTACTCGCTGGAGGCCCCCGTGCTGCGCGTGGCCGGGTTCGACACGCCGTACCCGCCGGCCAAGCTCGAGGAGTACTACCTCCCCGACCTGGACCGGGTGCTGCACACCGTCGACCGATCACTGGCCTGGTGA
- a CDS encoding dihydrolipoamide acetyltransferase family protein: MPEYKQFPLSDTAEGLTEADILAWHVKPGDTVTVNQIVVEIETAKAAVELPIPWAGVVTELHVEPGQTVEVGTPILTMDVDPGGAAAPVAAPVTAAAPEAPAEEEMKPLVGYGSKAVVTKRRERKGSAPAPAAAVAAPPPPSVPAAPVAPVPAVAEKPRGGYVPLAKPPVRKLAKDLGVDLHALSGTAGGVITREDVERAANGSTPAVTQPSTVDAGYDPATRERRVPIKGVRKATANAMVQSAFTAPHVTEFLTVDVTPMMELREKLKKSREFAGTKLTPLAFAAKAVCLAARRTPDVNAVWDEAAQEIVYKDYVHLGIAAATPRGLVVPKIRDADSLSLKELALALTDLTDVAREGKTTPAAMANGTITITNVGVFGVDTGTPIINPGESAILAVGAIRDTPWVVDGEIVVRKVMQLSLSFDHRVIDGQQGSEFLADVGALLADPAVAITY, translated from the coding sequence ATGCCCGAGTACAAACAGTTCCCCCTGTCCGACACGGCCGAGGGGCTGACCGAGGCCGACATCCTCGCCTGGCACGTGAAGCCGGGCGACACGGTCACGGTCAACCAGATCGTGGTGGAGATCGAGACCGCGAAGGCGGCCGTCGAGCTGCCCATCCCGTGGGCCGGCGTGGTCACCGAGCTGCACGTGGAGCCGGGGCAGACGGTTGAGGTCGGCACGCCGATCCTGACCATGGACGTCGACCCCGGTGGCGCGGCTGCCCCGGTCGCCGCCCCCGTCACGGCTGCCGCTCCGGAGGCACCGGCCGAGGAGGAGATGAAGCCGCTGGTCGGCTACGGCTCCAAGGCCGTGGTCACGAAACGGCGGGAGCGCAAGGGTTCGGCGCCCGCTCCGGCGGCGGCCGTTGCCGCGCCGCCCCCTCCGTCGGTTCCGGCAGCTCCGGTGGCTCCGGTACCGGCTGTGGCGGAAAAGCCGCGCGGCGGTTACGTCCCGCTGGCCAAGCCGCCGGTCCGCAAGCTGGCCAAGGACCTGGGCGTCGACCTGCACGCCCTGTCCGGTACGGCCGGCGGCGTCATCACGCGTGAAGACGTCGAGCGCGCGGCCAACGGATCGACGCCGGCCGTTACTCAGCCGTCCACTGTGGACGCCGGATACGACCCGGCCACGCGTGAGCGCCGGGTGCCGATCAAGGGCGTCCGCAAGGCGACCGCGAACGCGATGGTGCAGAGCGCCTTCACGGCCCCGCACGTCACGGAGTTCCTGACCGTGGACGTCACGCCGATGATGGAGCTGCGCGAGAAGCTGAAGAAGTCGCGCGAGTTCGCCGGCACCAAGCTGACCCCGCTGGCGTTCGCGGCCAAGGCCGTGTGCCTGGCGGCGAGGCGCACGCCGGACGTCAACGCGGTGTGGGACGAGGCGGCGCAGGAGATCGTCTACAAGGACTACGTGCACCTCGGCATCGCGGCGGCGACCCCGCGCGGTCTGGTCGTGCCGAAGATCCGCGACGCCGATTCCCTGTCACTCAAGGAACTCGCGCTCGCGCTGACGGACCTGACCGACGTCGCGCGCGAGGGCAAGACCACCCCCGCGGCGATGGCGAACGGCACCATCACGATCACCAACGTCGGCGTCTTCGGCGTCGACACCGGCACACCCATCATCAACCCGGGCGAGTCGGCGATCCTGGCGGTCGGCGCCATCCGCGACACCCCGTGGGTGGTGGACGGCGAGATCGTGGTCCGCAAGGTGATGCAGCTGTCGCTGAGCTTCGACCATCGCGTGATCGACGGCCAGCAGGGCTCGGAGTTCCTGGCCGACGTCGGCGCGCTGCTCGCCGACCCGGCGGTGGCGATCACGTACTGA
- a CDS encoding Pls/PosA family non-ribosomal peptide synthetase translates to MSRSLYSAPASPAVHIPEPPPPPRTLVDIFARTVDRYPHATALDDGATRFSYRALADRVERAARKLRAHGIGPGDRVGIAIPSGTADLYAGILAVLAAGAAYVPADFDEPAERAELVFSEARVCAVLRPDLRMRPDLALAEGARRRLGPSDDAWVIFTSGSSGTPKGVAVTHRSAAAFVDAEATLFLQERPISPADRVLAGLSVGFDASCEEMWLAWRHGACLVPAPRSVVRAGPDLGPWLARRRITVVSTVPSLAMLWPPELLDGVRLLVFGGEGCPAELVDRLDDGRREVWNTYGPTEATVVSTATRLRAGEPVRIGVPLPGWRVAVVDPEGAPVPQGATGELMIGGVGLARYLDPEKDARAYPPMPRLGWDRGYRSGDLVRADPAGLVFLGRADDQVKIGGRRIELGEVEAALLALPRVTAAAAAVRGGMVLVGYLLVDGPFDAEAARAQLAKRLPHGLVPTLAVLPDFPLSAAGKVDRKALPWPLPAEPKPSDVAETAEVPQRLRADLAWIAQRWAELFGVTPAPSSDFFGDGGTSLAAARLISALRPRFPDASITDLYQHPGLLDLTEHLVGAGSAAVEVLEPVRPLSRRSGALQTLLYVLLQWIPGMRWTLAVLAGAAVFDSLTGDATVPLAGWIAIAAGLLLAFSSPGRVLVAGLGARLLLHRLRPGAYRKGGSVHMRLWTAERLAAVVDVAGLPGTTWNLRYARLLGNRVGREVDLHTLPPVTGLGRFGDRCAVEPEADVAGWWLDGNTLHVGTVEVGADASVGSRATLMPGSVVGDGAVVPPGTFVRDTVPSASVSDERPPVKRRWRLAYALTPVLSGLIMLIAVLPAAAVYTWLGLTTGDTLSSLVWLVPPLGVVTLLLNAGLTAVLVRLAGRGLRPGSHPVHSRAGWAAWLVQRLVTSARNSAFPLYASLVTGLWLRLLGASIGRRTEASTVVGLPQMMSVGAGSFLADDSVLAPYRLRGGRVEIGRATVDDQAFIGNSAEVAPGRTVHSGSLIGVLSHAPATAEPGTSWLGRPAMAIPRRATVTDSARTYAPSWQLVMRRALVELTRLVPTALGAMLGYAVFVLIEAVSTGLGIPLAFALSGPILLGAGVVATLLALAAKWLFNRRVRASEHPLWSGFVWRNELVAVYHEELVMRWLGPAVLGTPVFSAVLRAHGAKIGRGVSIETKWLPEPDLVSAGDGVVVNRGCVVQTHLFQDRILRLGPVRLDAGATLGPHTVALFDTHLGHDCSIGANSLVMRGETVPAQRRFEGNPVAPA, encoded by the coding sequence ATGAGCCGTTCCCTCTACTCCGCACCCGCGTCACCGGCAGTCCACATTCCCGAACCACCACCGCCACCTCGCACACTCGTAGACATCTTCGCCCGGACTGTGGACCGATATCCGCACGCGACCGCACTCGACGACGGCGCCACACGGTTCAGCTACCGCGCGCTCGCCGACCGCGTCGAACGGGCCGCCCGCAAACTGCGTGCCCACGGCATCGGCCCCGGCGACCGGGTGGGGATCGCGATCCCGTCCGGCACCGCCGATCTGTACGCGGGCATCCTGGCCGTGCTGGCCGCGGGCGCGGCGTACGTGCCGGCCGACTTCGACGAGCCCGCCGAACGCGCCGAGCTGGTCTTCTCCGAGGCGCGTGTCTGCGCCGTGCTCCGCCCGGACCTGCGGATGCGCCCGGACCTCGCGCTCGCCGAGGGCGCCCGTCGTCGGCTCGGCCCGTCCGACGACGCGTGGGTGATCTTCACGTCCGGCTCCAGCGGCACACCGAAGGGCGTCGCGGTGACCCACCGGTCGGCCGCGGCGTTTGTGGACGCGGAGGCGACGCTGTTCCTGCAGGAGCGCCCGATCAGCCCGGCCGACCGCGTGCTGGCCGGGCTCTCGGTCGGCTTCGACGCATCCTGCGAGGAGATGTGGCTGGCCTGGCGGCACGGCGCTTGCCTGGTGCCCGCGCCGAGGTCGGTGGTACGCGCGGGTCCGGACCTCGGGCCGTGGCTGGCGCGGCGCCGGATCACAGTGGTCTCGACCGTCCCGTCGCTGGCCATGCTCTGGCCGCCCGAGCTGCTGGACGGCGTGCGGCTGCTGGTCTTCGGCGGTGAGGGCTGCCCGGCGGAGCTGGTGGACCGGCTCGACGACGGCCGTCGCGAAGTGTGGAACACCTACGGCCCGACCGAGGCCACAGTCGTCTCCACGGCGACGCGCCTGCGCGCCGGGGAGCCGGTACGGATCGGGGTGCCGTTGCCGGGCTGGCGGGTCGCCGTGGTCGACCCCGAAGGCGCGCCGGTCCCGCAGGGGGCGACCGGCGAGCTGATGATCGGCGGCGTCGGCCTGGCGCGGTACCTCGATCCGGAGAAGGACGCCCGCGCGTACCCGCCGATGCCCCGGCTGGGCTGGGACCGCGGTTACCGCAGCGGTGACCTGGTCCGGGCCGATCCGGCGGGCCTGGTGTTCCTCGGCCGCGCGGACGACCAGGTGAAGATCGGCGGCCGTCGGATCGAGCTGGGCGAGGTGGAGGCGGCGCTGCTGGCGCTGCCTCGGGTGACCGCGGCCGCGGCGGCGGTCCGGGGCGGAATGGTGCTGGTCGGATACCTGCTGGTGGACGGCCCGTTCGACGCCGAAGCCGCGCGCGCCCAGCTGGCGAAACGGCTGCCCCACGGGCTGGTGCCGACGCTGGCCGTGCTCCCGGATTTCCCGCTCAGCGCGGCCGGCAAGGTGGACCGCAAGGCGCTGCCGTGGCCGTTGCCCGCCGAGCCCAAGCCGTCCGATGTCGCCGAGACGGCCGAAGTGCCGCAACGGCTGCGCGCGGACCTGGCGTGGATCGCGCAGCGCTGGGCCGAGTTGTTCGGCGTCACTCCCGCGCCGAGTTCGGACTTCTTCGGTGACGGCGGCACGAGCCTCGCCGCCGCCCGGCTGATCTCCGCGCTGCGCCCGCGTTTCCCGGACGCGTCGATCACCGACCTCTACCAGCACCCGGGCCTGCTGGACCTGACCGAGCACCTGGTCGGCGCGGGCAGTGCGGCGGTCGAGGTGCTCGAGCCGGTACGGCCGCTGTCCCGGCGCTCCGGTGCCCTGCAAACCCTGCTTTACGTGCTGCTGCAATGGATTCCCGGCATGCGGTGGACCCTTGCGGTGCTCGCCGGTGCCGCCGTTTTCGACTCGCTGACCGGCGACGCGACCGTCCCGCTCGCCGGCTGGATCGCCATCGCGGCCGGCCTCCTGCTGGCGTTCTCCTCGCCTGGCCGGGTGCTCGTCGCCGGACTCGGCGCCCGGCTGCTGCTCCACCGGCTGCGCCCCGGCGCGTATCGCAAGGGCGGGTCCGTCCACATGCGACTGTGGACGGCCGAGCGGCTCGCCGCCGTGGTCGATGTCGCCGGACTGCCGGGCACCACCTGGAACCTGCGTTACGCGCGGCTGCTGGGCAACCGCGTCGGCCGCGAGGTCGACCTGCACACGCTGCCGCCGGTCACCGGGCTCGGGCGTTTCGGCGACCGATGCGCGGTCGAGCCCGAGGCCGACGTCGCGGGCTGGTGGCTGGACGGGAACACGCTGCACGTCGGCACCGTCGAGGTCGGCGCGGACGCCTCCGTGGGCAGCCGCGCGACGCTGATGCCGGGCAGCGTGGTCGGCGACGGCGCCGTGGTACCGCCGGGCACTTTCGTCCGCGACACCGTGCCCAGTGCCTCCGTTTCGGACGAACGCCCGCCGGTCAAACGCCGCTGGCGACTCGCGTACGCGCTGACCCCGGTGCTGTCCGGCCTGATCATGCTGATCGCCGTGCTGCCCGCGGCCGCCGTGTACACCTGGCTCGGCCTCACTACCGGCGACACGCTGTCCAGCCTGGTCTGGCTGGTCCCGCCGCTCGGCGTGGTGACCTTGCTGCTCAACGCGGGCCTCACCGCGGTGCTGGTCCGGCTGGCCGGACGCGGGCTGCGGCCCGGCTCGCACCCGGTGCACAGCCGCGCCGGCTGGGCCGCCTGGCTGGTGCAGCGGCTGGTGACCAGCGCCCGGAACAGCGCTTTTCCGCTGTACGCGAGCCTCGTGACGGGCCTGTGGCTGCGGCTGCTGGGCGCGTCGATCGGACGCCGCACCGAAGCGTCCACTGTGGTCGGTCTGCCGCAGATGATGTCGGTGGGCGCCGGGAGTTTCCTCGCCGACGACTCGGTGCTCGCGCCGTACCGGCTACGCGGCGGCCGCGTCGAGATCGGCCGGGCCACGGTGGACGACCAGGCCTTCATCGGCAACTCCGCCGAGGTCGCGCCCGGGCGCACGGTCCACTCCGGCTCGCTGATCGGCGTCCTCTCGCACGCCCCGGCGACCGCCGAGCCCGGCACGTCGTGGCTGGGCCGTCCGGCGATGGCGATCCCGCGCCGCGCCACCGTGACCGACTCGGCCCGGACGTACGCGCCGTCTTGGCAGCTGGTGATGCGACGCGCACTCGTCGAGCTGACCCGACTGGTGCCGACCGCCCTCGGCGCGATGCTCGGTTACGCGGTGTTCGTGCTGATCGAAGCCGTCTCGACCGGGCTCGGGATCCCGCTGGCGTTCGCGCTTTCCGGCCCGATCCTGCTCGGCGCCGGGGTGGTCGCGACGCTGCTGGCGCTGGCCGCGAAATGGCTGTTCAACCGGCGGGTCCGCGCGTCCGAGCACCCACTGTGGAGCGGTTTCGTGTGGCGCAACGAGCTGGTGGCCGTCTACCACGAGGAGCTGGTGATGCGCTGGCTCGGCCCGGCGGTGCTCGGCACGCCGGTGTTCAGCGCGGTGCTGCGGGCGCACGGCGCGAAGATCGGCCGCGGCGTCAGCATCGAGACCAAGTGGCTGCCGGAGCCGGACCTGGTCAGCGCCGGCGACGGGGTGGTGGTCAACCGCGGCTGCGTGGTGCAGACCCACCTGTTCCAAGACCGGATCCTGCGGCTCGGCCCGGTGCGGCTGGACGCGGGCGCCACCCTCGGGCCGCACACCGTGGCCCTGTTCGACACCCACCTCGGGCACGACTGCTCGATCGGGGCTAACTCCCTGGTCATGCGCGGTGAGACGGTGCCGGCCCAGCGCCGGTTCGAGGGCAACCCGGTCGCGCCCGCCTAA